The genome window TCCATCGGCAGAGGACTGAGGGCGGTGCTGTCAGCGGTGTGTCTCGGGCTTGGATGTGCGCAAGGCTGGAGCTCTGGAGCGTTGGGGCCCCGACACTTTAATGGGACCCCGAGAGCCGGATTGGAGTTCTACATTTTCCCCCCACAATCGTCGCTCCCCGGCCATGCCACGATGCTGATGATTTACCTGCTGGTGTTGCTGAGCCTGTTGGATCCCGTTGCTCCCCGCGTCCGCTGCGCCCCGGGCCAGGCGTGCGACCCCCGGCCGCGGAGGGACGCCGGGGGCCGCGGAGGAGTGTACGAGCACCTCGGAGGAGCCCCGAGGCGCAGAAAGCTCTACTGCGCGACCAAATATCATTTACAGATCAATTCCAACGGGAAGATAGACGGATCACTGGAGGAACACAACCCGTTGAGTGAGTGCTCTGCTTTACGCGCAGGGatctgcaccacacacacacacacacacacgcacacacacacacacacacacacacacacacacacacacacacacacacacacacacacacacacacacgcttataCATCAACAATATATTCTATCAGTGCTTTAATGAACGGTATTCTTAAAGTGAGGTCAACTTGTTAAATGAgagttgttttttaaatgtaacactTGTCACTTagcctacatttatttttaaggtTTGGCTACAATCAATATTTGCGCAAAAAGCCTATTATTCATTTGATTTCTATACATTTGTCTGTCAGTCTTTTTTTTAGTAGTTTATGAAATGATTGATTTAGCATATATCagtcctcagtgtgtgtgtgtgtgtgtgtgtgtgtgtgtgtgtgtgtgtgtgtgtgtgtgtgtgtgtgtgtgtgtgtgtgtgtgtgtgtgtgtgtgtgtgtgtgtgtgtgtgtgtgtgtgtgtgtgtgtgtgtgtgtgtgtgtgtgtgtgtgtgtgtgtgtgtgtgtgtgtgtgtgtgtgtgtgtgtgtgtgtgtgtgtgtgtgtgtgtgtgtgtgtgtgtgtgtgtgagacatgtTATTGTTATGGTAAAGCGGCCGACATGAAGGTTAATTACAAGTATCAGGCAAAGTATTAACATCGCGGCGGGACAAAGGCGCTGTCCTAACGGATGTATTCATCTCATCAGCGGCCATTAGAGCTTCCCTCGGGCTGAACAGGTCACTGACTAATCAAGCACTGATTAAGAAGGACAATAAACAAACTGAATGGGGCGGCACGAGGTGGCAAACACAACGGAAATTAATTCCTTTATTGGAAATGACAAcagttttgtgtttgtttgttttggctTCATTCGCTCTTTATAATTGATGTCCACCTCTCACGGCTTATCAGTGGGTAATCATTAAAGCTACAGAGAACACAAATAATGATCTTTTAAATCATGATGAATTTACATACAGCATCCTGACTGTTTTCTGTGTGTTGCAGGCATCATGGAAATCACAGCCGTGGATGTGGGAGTGGTGGCCATAAAGGGCCTGTTCTCTGGCAGGTATCTGGCCATGAATGATAAGGGGCGGCTGTACGCCTCGGTGAGTAGAGGTGTTAGGGTCTGttatgagagagagagtggggTACCTGCTGCACTGAAGAACATGACTTTCATTACAAGTATTacttcaacagatttcacacaaCTGTTAGGTTAGTTGGAAGCAActctattaagttgaacctaatactTGTATTATAACGCAAcagtattgctttcaactaaaacAGTTATTGAAGTGAACTGTCAGGTTTTGTCGGTGTGATGTTGACCCGCTGCAGCGCTGCATCTTGATCTACCGGACTGCTGCTTTCAGAACCAGCAGAAGTCCTTCAGCCGAACAACTtcacattgttacagcagaactGATGGAAGGTCACACCAGGCAAGCAAGGATACAGACTAGCTAACGTATGACATACAGGGAAGACAAGCACCTATAAGCCAAAGGAAAAAGAGTACACAGCCATGGCTAGAAGATGAGTAGCAGCGATGTAAAAGACTAAGTTAATAACATCACGACATTATAAAACAAAGTATACAAATGTTTGGACATTTAGAGAGAATGTATGTTTTTCACATAAAAGTGAAAAtgcaataattattattatcattatttgtgTCCGACAGTAGCGGCAGATCATGTTGAGCTGAAGCACTCGCTGTGGGAACTATAAGAACTGGAATGTTGGGTTTAATGAAATGTTTCAGACGTCACTTAACTGTAGGTTAtatagttgaaagcaataatatgacGTTTAATTCAAAGATATTAGGTTGACTTCATATAATTGCTTCCAACCAACCTAATAAGTGATGTGAGATCTGTTGAGGTCACATGACGCATGTTGCTCACTGCTTCCTTCTTTCTCCTCTACCCAGGAAGTGTTCAACCAAGAGTGTGAGTTTGTGGAGCGGATCCATGAGTTGGGGTACAACACCTACGCCTCCCGCCACCACTCCACGGAGCAGCCTCTGGCCCCGGGGGGGGGCAGCCGGCGGCGGGCCAGCGCCAAGCGGCAGTGGTACGTCTCCATCAACGGCAAGGGCCGGCCCCGGAGAGGCTTCAAGACCCGGAGCACGGACAAGGCCTCGCTCTTCCTGCCTCGGGTGCTAGGCAACAAGGACCATGAGATGGTGAGGCGTTTGAGGGACAGTCAGAGCGCACAGCATCACACGCATCACAACGGGCGCCGAGGGGAACGCCGGAGACGCAGACACCGGGCCAGGAAGGGCCGGGGCCGAGGGCCAGAGGACTGAGGGGCTGACCCAGCAACATGGACCCTGATGAGCACAGAGGGGGACGCGTTGGGATCCAGATCTGTTGATGCAGAGACAATGAAATGATAGAAGAAGGATAGATAGTGTTGGG of Pseudochaenichthys georgianus chromosome 3, fPseGeo1.2, whole genome shotgun sequence contains these proteins:
- the fgf3 gene encoding fibroblast growth factor 3; translated protein: MLMIYLLVLLSLLDPVAPRVRCAPGQACDPRPRRDAGGRGGVYEHLGGAPRRRKLYCATKYHLQINSNGKIDGSLEEHNPLSIMEITAVDVGVVAIKGLFSGRYLAMNDKGRLYASEVFNQECEFVERIHELGYNTYASRHHSTEQPLAPGGGSRRRASAKRQWYVSINGKGRPRRGFKTRSTDKASLFLPRVLGNKDHEMVRRLRDSQSAQHHTHHNGRRGERRRRRHRARKGRGRGPED